In Arachis hypogaea cultivar Tifrunner chromosome 2, arahy.Tifrunner.gnm2.J5K5, whole genome shotgun sequence, a genomic segment contains:
- the LOC112744470 gene encoding dirigent protein 16, translating to MLIRSLFTASMAMLITVAQWEVIGVSAIDPIAATGKEPIIELYMHDIQGGSSPTARPVTGLLGNIYSGQVPFAMPIGFNIPQGQTAVPNANGALPTVNGVFGIPLGTGLAGTSFAGDSGNNNNQNNAQLQLGPDGLGLGFGTITVIDDVLTAQPELGSQIVGKAQGVYVASSADGSRQMMTFTALFEGGEYGDSLNFYGLYKIGSTMSQLSVIGGTGKFKNASGFAELRALIPPGQVSTDGAETLLRITVHLNY from the coding sequence ATGTTGATAAGATCATTATTTACAGCTTCAATGGCAATGTTAATTACCGTTGCTCAATGGGAAGTGATTGGTGTATCCGCAATTGACCCGATTGCAGCCACGGGAAAAGAACCAATCATTGAGTTGTACATGCACGACATTCAAGGAGGAAGCAGCCCAACAGCTAGGCCGGTTACGGGCTTGCTCGGCAACATTTACAGCGGGCAAGTGCCTTTTGCGATGCCAATAGGATTCAACATCCCGCAAGGTCAGACTGCTGTCCCCAATGCCAATGGTGCTCTTCCAACTGTCAACGGAGTATTCGGGATCCCACTTGGAACCGGCTTGGCTGGTACAAGCTTTGCAGGAGACTCAGGCAACAATAACAACCAGAATAATGCCCAGTTGCAGTTAGGACCTGATGGTTTGGGACTTGGTTTCGGCACAATCACTGTAATTGATGATGTTTTAACGGCTCAACCAGAGCTGGGGTCACAAATAGTTGGGAAAGCTCAAGGAGTGTACGTGGCGAGTTCGGCAGATGGGAGTAGACAGATGATGACATTTACCGCCTTGTTCGAAGGAGGGGAGTATGGAGACAGCCTTAACTTCTATGGCCTCTACAAGATAGGGAGCACCATGTCGCAGTTATCAGTGATCGGGGGCACAGGAAAGTTCAAGAACGCAAGCGGTTTTGCAGAGCTCAGAGCTCTTATTCCCCCAGGACAGGTTTCCACTGATGGAGCAGAGACATTGCTAAGGATCACTGTCCATTTGAACTACTAA
- the LOC112744479 gene encoding large ribosomal subunit protein P3z-like isoform X2 — translation MDQVFTFVLRKSGAQWTVKQHSGDIEDSASSTYDLQRKLVNAARAADSSGAVQSSFSFVSPSSAVFQVVVGGAVFVGGGAVTAAPAGGAAAESAAAPAAEKKEEKVEKEEDEDFGMSLFD, via the exons ATGGACCAg GTATTCACATTCGTTCTCCGCAAATCCGGCGCCCAGTGGACTGTGAAGCAGCACTCCGGCGACATCGAGGACTCCGCCTCCTCCACCTACGACCTTCAACGCAAGCTCGTCAATGCCGCTCGCGCCGCTGATTCCTCCGGCGCCGTTCAGTCCTCTTTCTCTTTCGTTTCTCCCTCCTCTGCTGTCTTCCAGGTGGTTGTGGGTGGTGCAGTCTTCGTTGGAGGTGGTGCTGTTACTGCTGCTCCTGCTGGTGGTGCTGCCGCAGAGAGCGCCGCCGCCCCTGCTGccgagaagaaagaagagaaggtcgaGAAAGAGGAAGACGAAGATTTTGGAATGTCACTCTTTGATTAA
- the LOC140177003 gene encoding uncharacterized protein yields MDIVSGSNVGDKVFINRMNMISSDTVIPFKFQRRQFPISLLFAMTINKSQGQTLSTVGLFLRRPVFCHGQLYVAVSRVRNRNGLKILLCDDGLADPIRTENVVFTEIFDKI; encoded by the coding sequence ATGGATATTGTTTCTGGTAGCAATGTTGGGGATAAAGTTTTTATCAATAGAATGAATATGATTTCCAGTGATACGGTTATACCGTTTAAATTCCAACGCCGTCAGTTTCCGATTTCTCTGTTGTTTGCGATGACAATAAACAAAAGCCAGGGTCAGACATTATCAACAGTTGGTTTGTTCTTGCGTCGTCCTGTGTTTTGTCACGGTCAACTTTATGTAGCTGTTTCCCGAGTTAGGAATAGAAATGGTCTTAAGATTTTACTTTGTGATGATGGATTAGCTGATCCTATCAGGACTGAGAATGTTGTATTTACGGAAATTTTTGATAAGATATAA
- the LOC140177004 gene encoding uncharacterized protein, whose translation MGLEQSTPQELRSFSDWILQIGKGRCGTVVNDKLFVDIPSDLIIPVLENSVEDIVNTIYPNLVQNFHDPSFFQDRAILAPTVDNVEEINNYIVDLLPGEEKNYLNADSICGSDVYFDVDVDWINVEFLNQIRCSGLPNHSLKLKIGVPIILLRNIDPARVCVMGPDLLCEI comes from the coding sequence ATGGGATTGGAACAATCAACTCCTCAGGAGTTAAGGTCATTTTCAGATTGGATACTTCAAATCGGTAAAGGTCGATGTGGAACAGTGGTCAATGATAAACTTTTTGTTGATATTCCTTCTGATCTAATCATTCCTGTCTTGGAAAATTCAGTGGAAGATATTGTAAATACAATCTATCCGAATTTGGTTCAGAATTTTCATGATCCAAGTTTTTTCCAGGATAGGGCAATTTTGGCTCCGACTGTCGATAATGTTGAAGagataaataattatatagtTGACTTGTTGCCTGGGGAGGAGAAAAATTATCTCAATGCTGATTCGATATGTGGTAGTGATGTctattttgatgttgatgttgattggATAAATGTTGAATTCTTGAATCAAATTAGGTGTTCTGGTCTACCTAATCATTCGTTGAAGTTGAAAATAGGCGTGCCTATTATTTTGTTGAGGAATATTGATCCAGCTAGGGTTTGTGTAATGGGACCCGACTTGTTGTGCGAGATTTAG
- the LOC112744479 gene encoding uncharacterized protein isoform X1 — protein sequence MTVRLVLYFVSLLQNVSEIFIVTPRTICEIEGAFFAGESIFWTLMDQVFTFVLRKSGAQWTVKQHSGDIEDSASSTYDLQRKLVNAARAADSSGAVQSSFSFVSPSSAVFQVVVGGAVFVGGGAVTAAPAGGAAAESAAAPAAEKKEEKVEKEEDEDFGMSLFD from the exons ATGACTGTGAGATTGGTCTTGTATTTTGTCAGTTTGTTGCAGAATGTATCAGAAATCTTCATTGTAACCCCAAGAACCATATG tgaaattgaaggagctttCTTCGCTGGGGAAAGTATCTTCTGGACCTTGATGGACCAg GTATTCACATTCGTTCTCCGCAAATCCGGCGCCCAGTGGACTGTGAAGCAGCACTCCGGCGACATCGAGGACTCCGCCTCCTCCACCTACGACCTTCAACGCAAGCTCGTCAATGCCGCTCGCGCCGCTGATTCCTCCGGCGCCGTTCAGTCCTCTTTCTCTTTCGTTTCTCCCTCCTCTGCTGTCTTCCAGGTGGTTGTGGGTGGTGCAGTCTTCGTTGGAGGTGGTGCTGTTACTGCTGCTCCTGCTGGTGGTGCTGCCGCAGAGAGCGCCGCCGCCCCTGCTGccgagaagaaagaagagaaggtcgaGAAAGAGGAAGACGAAGATTTTGGAATGTCACTCTTTGATTAA